The Fortiea contorta PCC 7126 genome has a segment encoding these proteins:
- a CDS encoding Mu transposase C-terminal domain-containing protein, producing MKTVPRCVQAYGCVQFECLIYSATWLQKFEGQQVTLRYNPSNIVTLLVYSVEKNNQASVFLGTVKARDLDEERLSLKEWKATKQKIRSGGKAIDQSSILSERLALNEFAQEKIKTLKQRRASEQKRINRKLNQSKVIELFPEEKETAVVLERETDAPELSEQSAFNLVSEPKQQCVKPIPTIAYDWNQIMEENW from the coding sequence ATGAAGACAGTACCGCGCTGTGTGCAAGCGTATGGCTGTGTACAGTTTGAGTGTTTAATCTATAGTGCTACTTGGCTACAAAAATTTGAGGGACAACAAGTCACTCTCAGATACAATCCCAGCAATATTGTTACTCTCCTAGTTTATAGCGTGGAGAAGAACAATCAAGCATCTGTTTTTCTAGGTACGGTAAAAGCCAGAGATTTAGATGAAGAACGACTGTCGTTGAAAGAGTGGAAGGCAACAAAGCAAAAAATTCGCTCTGGTGGTAAAGCTATTGACCAGTCATCAATATTATCAGAGCGACTAGCTTTAAATGAGTTTGCTCAAGAGAAAATCAAGACACTTAAACAACGACGAGCTTCAGAACAAAAACGGATTAACCGCAAATTAAATCAAAGCAAAGTTATTGAATTATTTCCTGAAGAAAAGGAGACTGCTGTTGTTTTAGAAAGGGAAACAGATGCTCCTGAACTATCTGAACAATCAGCTTTCAACTTGGTCAGTGAACCCAAACAACAATGCGTTAAACCGATTCCAACCATTGCTTATGACTGGAACCAAATTATGGAAGAGAATTGGTAG
- a CDS encoding condensation domain-containing protein: MNKKNIEGIYPLSGSQQGMLFETLASVSSEIHIEQSTWAWHGHLDIQAFEKAWQRIIERHSIFRAGFVWKEQAEPLMVVLREIAVSIAQQDWRGLDSQTQQQRLLDFMLSDRTQGFPLSKPPLMRLTLLRMDDERYEVVWTQHHILMDGWCQPIIFQELLNFYQAFSKRQDLYLETPRPYQDYITWLKQQDISQVEQFWRKNLQGFTQPTALGKLVANSFTDATEIYSEYTVSLDAEILQQLRDWAKTNRLTLNVLVQAAWALLLSRYSTESDVIFGITVSGRPPDLMGVESIIGLFINTLPLRVKVPADTSILDWLKELQAQNFELRQYEYTPSGQIHQWSELKGGAALYESILVFQNYPTDLSADQFSELNIDIHHTKSQGARTNYPLTLLVSAEQELILHLVYDQRRFNQVNVSKILKHYQTVLQTILQQPATKIQMLWESIPSDEIPEYSALTKSSPQKSPDTKAPRHPLEQVVATICAQILGVDYLGVEDNFFELGGHSLLATQVISRLRETFNRDIPLRCLFETPTVAGLAEYIHKARLADQELAEIPLQPFPRTAYLPVSYAQQRLWFLNQLDTDNVAYNDSDALLLKGELNLTALKQSFQEIIHRHEALRTTFTTVEGEPVQVIHPTRDFQLSIVDFTHLADPHSHLSQFFVEEAQRPFNLERDLLLRVNLVQLADSEYALQLIMHHIISDAWSMGVLVHELTKLYPAFCAGKPTPLPELAIQYADFAVWQRKWLQGKILQKQLAYWKQQLGSNLPVLNLPTDHPRPTISDNVPSPVASVNFKLSAQRSRSLHKFSQKQVVTLYMTLLAALQTLLHRYTGATDIVVGTDVANRNRVETEGLIGFFVNLLVLRTDLSGNPTFRQLLQRVREVALGAYAHQDLPFEKLVAELRPDRSLSQTPLFQVLFVMQNAPMPTLELNGLTLSPWEIENETAKFDLTLFMAETENEIVGCWKYNSDLFDAATITKMSNHFATLLDSIVQQPDARLNTLEMLTESEKQQQAMQEIKREKSNFSKFKAIKPKAIRLSEKDLIQTEYLQPEQSLPLVIKPVTDDIELVDWAKSSLEFIESKLSQHGAILFRGFKVDSVTDFEQFAQAICPNLFAEYGDLPREEIGGKVYGSTPYPADKAILFHNESSHLHCWPMKIWFFCVQPAQARGETPIVDCRQIYQMLEPEIIEQFTQKQLLYVRNYIPGIDVSWQDFFHTQDKTVVEDYCRQHRIDFEWKDGDVLQTSELRPAVAKHPKTGEMVFFNQLQLHHIACMETEMRESLLSLFGLDNLPRHVYYGDRTPIPDSVIEKISAVYQQATISFPWQKGDILMLDNMLTAHGRNPYVGSRKIVVALGEMVSQET; this comes from the coding sequence TGCTGCGGATGGATGATGAACGCTACGAAGTCGTCTGGACTCAACATCACATTTTGATGGATGGTTGGTGTCAACCAATAATTTTTCAAGAATTACTCAATTTTTACCAAGCCTTTAGCAAAAGGCAAGATTTATATTTAGAAACTCCCCGCCCGTATCAAGATTACATTACTTGGCTCAAACAGCAAGATATTTCTCAAGTTGAACAGTTTTGGCGTAAGAACCTGCAAGGTTTTACTCAGCCTACTGCTTTAGGTAAATTAGTAGCCAATAGCTTTACTGATGCAACAGAAATATATAGTGAATATACAGTCAGTCTAGATGCAGAAATATTACAACAATTGCGAGATTGGGCAAAGACAAATCGTCTGACTCTCAATGTTTTAGTTCAGGCAGCATGGGCGCTGCTGCTGAGTCGCTATAGTACTGAATCCGATGTCATATTTGGCATTACAGTTTCCGGTCGCCCTCCAGACTTGATGGGTGTAGAATCAATTATCGGATTATTTATCAATACTTTGCCCTTGCGAGTTAAAGTGCCAGCAGATACATCTATTCTTGATTGGTTAAAAGAACTGCAAGCCCAAAACTTTGAATTGCGGCAATATGAATATACGCCTAGTGGACAAATTCATCAATGGAGTGAACTGAAGGGAGGGGCTGCTCTCTATGAGAGTATTTTAGTATTCCAAAACTATCCAACTGACTTATCTGCGGATCAATTTTCTGAGTTAAATATTGATATTCACCACACCAAATCTCAAGGCGCACGTACTAACTATCCGTTAACACTGCTCGTCAGTGCTGAACAAGAATTAATCCTACATTTAGTTTACGATCAACGTCGCTTTAATCAAGTTAACGTTAGCAAAATCCTCAAACACTACCAGACTGTTTTGCAAACAATTTTGCAACAGCCAGCCACTAAGATTCAGATGCTTTGGGAAAGTATTCCCAGCGATGAAATTCCCGAATATTCAGCTTTAACTAAATCCTCTCCCCAAAAATCCCCCGATACTAAAGCTCCACGTCATCCCTTAGAGCAAGTTGTCGCTACTATTTGCGCTCAAATATTAGGTGTTGATTATCTTGGTGTTGAAGATAATTTCTTTGAATTGGGGGGACATTCTCTATTAGCAACGCAGGTGATTTCTAGGTTGCGGGAAACTTTTAATCGCGATATTCCCTTACGTTGTCTATTTGAAACTCCCACCGTTGCCGGGTTAGCAGAATATATTCACAAGGCAAGATTAGCAGATCAAGAATTAGCAGAAATACCTCTACAACCATTTCCCCGCACAGCTTATCTCCCTGTATCCTATGCTCAACAGCGATTGTGGTTTTTAAATCAACTAGATACTGATAACGTTGCCTATAATGACTCGGATGCTTTATTACTTAAGGGAGAATTGAATTTAACTGCCCTAAAACAAAGTTTCCAAGAAATTATCCATAGACATGAAGCTTTACGCACTACATTTACTACTGTAGAGGGAGAACCTGTTCAAGTAATTCATCCCACACGAGATTTTCAATTATCTATTGTTGATTTTACTCACCTAGCTGATCCACATTCTCACCTTTCGCAATTTTTCGTAGAGGAAGCGCAACGTCCTTTTAACTTAGAACGAGATTTATTGCTGCGAGTCAATTTAGTGCAATTAGCAGATTCAGAATATGCACTACAACTGATTATGCACCACATCATCTCTGATGCTTGGTCAATGGGTGTACTCGTTCACGAATTAACAAAACTTTATCCGGCGTTTTGTGCTGGTAAGCCCACACCTTTACCAGAACTAGCTATTCAGTATGCAGACTTTGCAGTTTGGCAGCGAAAATGGCTACAGGGAAAGATACTGCAAAAGCAGCTAGCTTATTGGAAACAGCAGTTAGGTAGTAATTTGCCTGTCTTAAACTTGCCTACTGACCATCCACGACCCACAATTTCTGATAACGTTCCATCCCCAGTAGCTAGCGTCAATTTTAAACTATCTGCACAGCGATCGCGATCGCTACACAAATTTAGCCAAAAACAGGTTGTTACCTTATATATGACTTTATTGGCTGCTTTACAGACGTTATTACATCGTTATACAGGGGCTACTGATATTGTAGTTGGGACTGATGTTGCTAATCGCAACCGGGTAGAAACTGAAGGTTTGATTGGTTTTTTTGTTAACCTTTTAGTTTTACGAACTGACTTATCTGGTAATCCGACTTTCCGACAATTATTGCAACGGGTACGTGAAGTAGCTTTAGGAGCTTACGCTCATCAAGACTTACCTTTTGAGAAATTAGTAGCAGAACTGCGTCCAGATAGAAGCCTGAGTCAAACACCATTATTTCAAGTTTTGTTCGTCATGCAAAATGCACCCATGCCGACATTAGAGCTTAACGGTTTAACGCTCAGTCCGTGGGAAATTGAGAACGAAACAGCCAAATTTGATTTAACTTTATTTATGGCAGAAACAGAAAATGAAATTGTCGGTTGTTGGAAATACAACTCTGACTTATTTGATGCTGCCACCATCACTAAAATGTCAAATCATTTTGCAACTTTATTAGATAGTATTGTTCAACAACCAGATGCACGTTTGAATACTTTAGAAATGCTTACTGAATCAGAAAAGCAGCAACAAGCTATGCAGGAAATTAAACGCGAAAAAAGTAATTTTAGCAAGTTTAAGGCTATTAAACCGAAAGCCATCCGCCTTTCAGAGAAAGACCTAATCCAGACAGAATATTTGCAGCCTGAACAGTCCTTACCTTTAGTAATTAAACCTGTTACTGATGATATTGAGTTGGTAGATTGGGCAAAGAGTAGCCTTGAGTTTATTGAAAGTAAGCTATCACAACATGGGGCAATTTTATTTAGAGGGTTTAAAGTAGACTCTGTTACAGATTTTGAGCAATTCGCTCAAGCAATTTGTCCCAATTTGTTTGCTGAATACGGTGACTTACCTCGTGAAGAAATAGGTGGTAAAGTCTACGGTTCTACACCTTACCCGGCTGATAAAGCAATTTTATTCCATAATGAAAGCTCCCATCTGCACTGCTGGCCGATGAAAATTTGGTTTTTCTGCGTGCAACCTGCTCAAGCCAGGGGAGAAACACCAATTGTTGATTGTCGCCAGATTTATCAGATGCTTGAGCCAGAAATAATAGAGCAATTTACGCAAAAGCAATTATTATATGTTCGTAACTATATTCCGGGAATAGATGTTAGTTGGCAAGATTTTTTTCACACTCAAGATAAAACAGTTGTAGAAGATTATTGTCGTCAACATAGAATTGATTTTGAATGGAAAGATGGAGATGTTTTACAAACTAGTGAATTGCGTCCAGCAGTCGCAAAACATCCTAAAACTGGAGAAATGGTGTTTTTTAATCAGTTGCAGTTACACCATATTGCTTGCATGGAAACAGAAATGCGCGAGTCGCTGCTGTCATTGTTCGGTTTAGATAATTTACCACGACACGTTTATTATGGCGATCGCACTCCGATTCCCGATTCAGTAATTGAGAAAATTTCTGCTGTTTATCAACAAGCTACTATTAGTTTCCCCTGGCAGAAAGGCGATATTTTAATGTTAGATAATATGCTGACAGCACATGGACGCAATCCCTATGTTGGTTCTCGCAAGATTGTAGTTGCTTTAGGGGAAATGGTCAGCCAAGAAACCTGA
- a CDS encoding non-ribosomal peptide synthetase, translating into MSPIEIENQVIEGFRLSPQQKRLWLLQQDNPVYCVQAAILRQGNLKSETLQAALQQVINRHEILRTAFVRPQRITTPIQVIKASSQFLCQQIDLSTWESQQQLSRIDALLQQERFIPFDLERGVNLRCSLLKLSAHKYILIVTMPSICADSWTLKNLVQEISYFYNASVNEITEEEVVQYIQFSEWQNQLLEDTESISGLEYWQNPDLLLVETLKLPFELKSSQVVNKFNFHTVELQIPSHLLDKVEIITQQSHTDISTFFLACWYVIIYRFINQTDIIIGVGCDGRKYEELQTSCGLFAKYLPIHCQLQKNYSFSECLQILNTSLKNVEQWEEYFNWEQFAQFTGSKLDSCLLAFSFDFHQQAATYSAGEVSFSIEQDYACIEPFKLKLECVRAAEFVTAKLHYDVNCFCAEDIQRLARHLQTLIASAIALPSTKINQLEILSDRDRQQLLIEFNHTQVDIPQNQCIHQLFETQVTRTPNQIAVVYEQQQLTYTELNQRANQLAHYLQTMGVQPEVIVGIVVERSLDMIVGILGILKAGGAYLPIDPALPLEAIALRLQDAQVSLVITQTHLVEKLQQLHLQCVCWDDVPENESAANLDSGVTDTNLVYTIYTSGSTGNPKGVSIEHSSLVNYVNAILTRIELPSPAHFATVSTLAADLGNTVIFPSLCTGGCLHIISAERTTNPEALAAYCRSHPIDCLKIVPSHLEALLTAADPKAILPRQRLILGGETVSWELIEKVHQIAPNCVIFNHYGPTEATIGVTTFKINHPTNQLERLPGTVPLGSPLANTQIYLLDENLQPVPIYVPGEVYIGGHGVARHYLHQPELTAQKFISNPFSTQPETKLYQTGDLARWLSDGNIQFLGRIDNQVKLRGFRIEPDEIASVLCQHPKVQQAVVIAREDELGNICLVAYIVAKEAIASHSQLIIELRDFLRNKLPEYMIPAAIVLLKALPLTPNGKVNRRELPPPIDSDSKLETAFVAPRNHLELQITQIWEDILNIKPIGVTNNFFDLGGHSLLAVRLIAKLQQQFQQDIPLSSLFQAGTIEDLAGIITQQQQFVSSTGVIEIQPKGTKPPFFCVRPYGGNVLCYYHLARYLGTDQPFYGLQETRTLFEKPLQPYSQIADMANHHILSMRAVQPQGPYFLGGWSMGGVIAFEIANQLQSQGEQVALLALFDSKAPIANQITTNYQVEDDTKLLTELAIATAQSFGKELLLSAPEIQHMEAEEQLRYILQQMKEASLTSPDVTLEQIGYYLQVCRSDQQAIRNYQPQIYPHSITLFSTEDSQNFASKLTELAQGWRELSTQPVQVHFVPGDHQTMIALPHVQILAEQLKICLEHTQMENRGR; encoded by the coding sequence ATGTCACCAATAGAAATAGAAAATCAAGTAATCGAAGGGTTTAGGCTTTCACCTCAGCAAAAGCGTCTGTGGTTGTTACAACAAGATAACCCAGTTTACTGTGTACAAGCTGCAATTCTCCGCCAAGGAAACCTCAAAAGCGAAACTTTGCAAGCGGCTTTACAACAAGTTATCAACCGACATGAAATTCTGCGGACAGCGTTTGTGCGTCCACAAAGAATTACAACCCCAATTCAAGTTATCAAAGCGAGTAGCCAATTTTTATGTCAGCAAATTGATTTGTCAACTTGGGAATCACAACAGCAACTAAGCCGAATAGACGCTTTATTGCAGCAAGAAAGATTTATCCCCTTCGATTTAGAAAGAGGTGTAAATTTACGTTGTTCGCTGCTGAAACTGTCAGCACATAAATATATTTTAATTGTGACTATGCCATCAATCTGTGCTGATAGTTGGACTTTAAAGAATTTGGTGCAAGAAATTAGTTATTTCTATAATGCCTCTGTGAATGAAATAACTGAGGAGGAAGTTGTACAATATATCCAGTTTTCTGAATGGCAAAATCAATTACTAGAAGACACAGAATCTATATCTGGTCTGGAATATTGGCAGAATCCTGATTTATTACTAGTTGAGACTTTAAAACTGCCTTTTGAACTTAAATCTTCTCAAGTAGTCAATAAATTTAATTTTCATACAGTTGAGTTGCAAATACCATCGCATCTACTAGATAAAGTTGAGATAATTACACAGCAGTCTCATACAGATATTTCTACTTTCTTTTTGGCTTGTTGGTATGTTATAATATACAGATTTATTAACCAAACAGATATCATTATTGGCGTAGGTTGTGATGGACGTAAGTATGAAGAATTGCAAACTAGTTGTGGTCTATTTGCTAAATATTTACCAATACATTGTCAACTCCAAAAAAACTATAGTTTTAGTGAATGCTTACAAATATTAAATACTAGCTTAAAAAATGTTGAGCAATGGGAAGAGTATTTTAACTGGGAACAATTCGCTCAATTTACAGGCTCAAAATTAGATTCATGTTTGTTGGCATTTAGTTTTGATTTTCATCAGCAAGCCGCAACTTATTCAGCGGGAGAAGTATCCTTTTCGATTGAGCAAGATTATGCTTGTATTGAACCATTTAAATTAAAACTGGAGTGTGTGCGTGCAGCAGAGTTTGTCACGGCAAAACTTCATTATGACGTGAACTGCTTTTGTGCAGAGGATATTCAGCGTTTAGCCAGACATTTGCAGACATTGATAGCAAGTGCGATCGCACTTCCATCGACTAAAATTAATCAACTGGAAATTTTGAGCGATCGCGATCGTCAACAGCTACTGATAGAGTTTAATCATACACAAGTTGACATACCGCAAAACCAATGTATTCACCAGCTATTTGAAACACAAGTAACACGCACCCCAAATCAAATAGCCGTCGTCTATGAACAACAGCAATTAACTTATACAGAACTCAACCAACGCGCTAACCAACTTGCTCATTATCTGCAGACAATGGGAGTCCAGCCAGAGGTAATAGTTGGGATTGTAGTCGAACGTTCTCTAGATATGATTGTGGGGATTTTAGGTATTCTCAAAGCTGGAGGAGCATATCTACCAATTGACCCAGCTTTACCGCTAGAAGCCATTGCCTTGCGCTTACAGGATGCTCAAGTTTCCCTAGTAATTACCCAAACACATTTAGTAGAGAAACTGCAACAGTTACACTTGCAATGTGTGTGTTGGGATGATGTTCCAGAAAATGAATCAGCCGCTAACCTTGATAGTGGTGTGACTGATACTAATTTGGTCTATACAATTTACACATCCGGCTCAACAGGTAATCCTAAAGGAGTAAGTATTGAACATTCATCTCTAGTTAATTATGTCAATGCCATTCTGACTCGCATTGAACTACCGTCACCTGCTCACTTTGCTACTGTTTCTACCTTAGCTGCTGATTTAGGTAATACAGTTATCTTTCCATCTCTGTGTACAGGTGGATGTCTACACATTATATCTGCCGAGCGGACAACTAACCCAGAGGCGCTAGCCGCTTACTGTCGCAGCCATCCCATAGACTGTTTAAAAATTGTTCCTTCTCACTTAGAAGCTTTACTTACCGCTGCCGATCCCAAAGCTATTTTGCCACGGCAAAGATTAATTCTCGGTGGTGAAACTGTTAGTTGGGAGTTGATTGAAAAAGTTCATCAAATCGCTCCTAATTGTGTGATTTTCAATCATTATGGTCCCACTGAAGCCACTATAGGAGTGACTACATTCAAGATTAATCATCCTACTAATCAGTTAGAAAGACTGCCAGGAACTGTTCCCTTGGGTTCTCCTCTAGCTAACACACAAATCTATCTGTTGGATGAAAACTTGCAACCCGTGCCCATATATGTGCCAGGAGAAGTGTATATTGGTGGTCATGGGGTAGCACGTCACTATCTCCACCAACCGGAGTTAACAGCACAAAAATTCATCTCTAATCCTTTTAGCACTCAACCAGAAACAAAACTTTATCAAACAGGAGATTTGGCACGTTGGCTAAGTGATGGTAACATCCAGTTTTTGGGACGCATCGATAACCAAGTGAAGCTGAGGGGTTTTCGCATAGAACCTGATGAAATTGCATCTGTGCTGTGCCAACATCCAAAGGTACAACAGGCTGTAGTAATTGCTAGAGAAGATGAACTGGGGAATATATGTTTAGTTGCTTATATAGTAGCCAAAGAAGCGATCGCATCTCATTCTCAACTGATCATCGAGTTGCGCGATTTCCTACGAAATAAGTTACCTGAGTACATGATTCCTGCTGCTATAGTGTTGCTAAAAGCTTTACCACTCACACCAAATGGCAAAGTTAATCGACGTGAACTACCTCCACCTATTGATAGTGACTCAAAATTAGAAACAGCATTTGTTGCGCCACGCAATCACTTGGAACTGCAAATAACGCAAATTTGGGAAGATATTTTAAATATCAAACCCATTGGAGTCACAAATAACTTTTTTGACTTAGGTGGTCATTCTTTACTAGCGGTACGACTAATAGCCAAACTTCAGCAACAGTTTCAGCAAGATATTCCCCTATCTTCGCTTTTTCAAGCAGGAACAATTGAAGATTTAGCTGGTATCATTACTCAACAACAGCAATTTGTATCTTCTACTGGGGTGATAGAAATTCAACCAAAAGGTACAAAACCACCTTTCTTCTGTGTACGTCCCTATGGTGGTAATGTCCTCTGTTACTATCACTTGGCACGTTACTTGGGTACAGATCAGCCTTTTTATGGACTGCAAGAAACTAGAACATTATTTGAAAAACCATTACAGCCTTACTCTCAAATTGCAGACATGGCAAATCACCACATTTTGTCCATGCGTGCAGTGCAACCTCAAGGGCCTTACTTTTTAGGCGGTTGGTCAATGGGAGGTGTGATAGCTTTTGAAATTGCCAATCAGTTACAAAGTCAAGGTGAACAAGTAGCTTTGTTAGCCTTGTTTGATAGTAAAGCTCCAATTGCAAATCAGATAACTACTAATTATCAAGTAGAAGATGATACTAAATTATTAACTGAACTTGCCATAGCTACAGCTCAATCTTTTGGCAAAGAATTGTTGCTATCAGCACCAGAAATCCAGCATATGGAAGCAGAGGAGCAATTGCGCTATATTTTGCAGCAAATGAAAGAAGCTAGTTTAACTTCTCCAGATGTCACACTTGAGCAGATAGGTTATTATTTACAAGTTTGTAGAAGTGATCAGCAAGCTATCAGGAATTATCAACCACAAATTTACCCCCACAGTATTACTCTTTTCTCTACTGAGGATAGTCAAAACTTTGCATCTAAATTAACTGAGCTAGCACAAGGTTGGCGTGAACTTTCTACCCAACCAGTGCAGGTTCACTTTGTTCCTGGAGATCATCAAACAATGATTGCTTTACCCCATGTTCAGATTTTGGCAGAACAACTAAAGATTTGCCTTGAGCATACTCAAATGGAAAATAGGGGTAGATAG
- a CDS encoding ATP-binding protein has protein sequence MAQSSLNYQQLLEEQEPETDLGALSKHSPEIESLIERLRKSDTYYLFIRDRQLFNWLDLQRDSRANGYVVAVSCADLRKACQFYRLRYVRKRGSLHTIPMPVVYAQVQQPGSPTDLFLAILSELSNPFTGVCQLKLLRNRTWMTLSYYNVSVLIVGNAHYLSYQSFNELVEIARHLKISVIPVGSLYLHEILTRQSKKYTDVANTFLDWHEFSSFQKQEIAEVVSSWESQVLGEWKQPLNLASDSAVVNILYERSGGQAETLYEMLRKIAIFSLEKPDLALNVSSLKSILLTRSKPTSRMSI, from the coding sequence ATGGCGCAATCATCACTAAATTATCAACAATTGTTAGAAGAGCAAGAGCCGGAAACTGACCTGGGGGCGCTATCAAAACATTCGCCAGAAATAGAATCTTTAATTGAGCGTCTGAGAAAAAGTGATACCTATTACCTTTTCATCCGAGACCGACAACTTTTCAACTGGTTAGATTTGCAACGTGACTCTAGAGCTAATGGTTATGTTGTTGCAGTTAGTTGTGCAGATTTGAGAAAAGCTTGTCAATTTTATCGCCTGAGATATGTGCGGAAACGAGGAAGTTTACATACAATTCCCATGCCTGTTGTTTATGCACAAGTTCAACAGCCTGGTTCTCCAACAGATTTATTTCTAGCAATTTTGTCAGAACTGAGTAATCCTTTTACGGGAGTATGTCAATTAAAACTTTTAAGAAATCGTACTTGGATGACACTCAGTTACTACAACGTTAGTGTGCTAATCGTTGGGAATGCACATTACCTCAGCTATCAATCTTTTAACGAGCTTGTTGAAATTGCTCGCCACTTAAAAATTTCCGTAATTCCTGTAGGTTCGCTTTATCTACACGAAATTCTCACTCGTCAAAGTAAGAAATACACGGATGTAGCCAATACATTCTTAGATTGGCATGAATTTAGCTCATTCCAGAAGCAAGAAATAGCCGAAGTCGTATCAAGTTGGGAGTCTCAAGTTCTAGGCGAATGGAAACAACCATTAAATCTCGCAAGTGATAGTGCCGTCGTAAACATTCTTTATGAAAGGTCAGGGGGACAGGCTGAAACTCTATATGAAATGCTACGAAAGATTGCCATCTTTTCCCTAGAAAAGCCTGACTTAGCTCTCAATGTTTCATCTTTGAAATCCATTTTGTTGACTCGTAGTAAACCTACTAGCAGAATGTCCATTTAG
- a CDS encoding DUF4384 domain-containing protein, whose product MNSVRVGDEYWLKSKFKSLLAARIIKQMVGNTNTSRLKVTASMNIAKSQTIISKAFTVRGRTNTQQPKKPVTITDNGISKLPLGTQIAFQIENQESVDLYVSIFVIDAEGEIATIFPDNKLISLSEKAALIRAGEKRIIPDDEAEDTFTLEILEPLGITEALIVASTSPLSESIKAIQKIAKRGGTTKRGAIPITDEFLDIAYTLLQDLDTATRRGTNGGAGQLPAGVQGMDTNKLAAMSITIEVVKG is encoded by the coding sequence ATGAATTCTGTACGAGTGGGTGATGAATATTGGTTAAAATCTAAGTTTAAATCATTATTGGCGGCGCGAATTATTAAGCAAATGGTAGGCAATACCAATACATCCAGGTTAAAAGTTACTGCCTCAATGAACATTGCTAAAAGCCAAACAATTATCAGCAAAGCCTTTACAGTTCGCGGTCGTACCAATACCCAACAACCTAAAAAACCAGTGACTATTACAGATAATGGTATTTCTAAATTACCTCTAGGGACACAAATAGCCTTTCAAATAGAAAATCAGGAGTCAGTTGACCTTTACGTGAGCATTTTTGTGATTGATGCTGAAGGTGAAATAGCCACTATCTTTCCTGACAATAAGTTGATTTCTCTATCAGAAAAAGCGGCTTTAATCCGAGCAGGAGAAAAGCGAATTATTCCTGATGATGAGGCAGAAGATACGTTTACACTGGAAATCCTTGAACCATTAGGAATCACGGAAGCATTAATTGTCGCTAGTACATCGCCGTTGAGCGAATCCATCAAAGCCATCCAGAAAATAGCCAAAAGAGGGGGTACTACCAAACGTGGTGCAATCCCCATAACCGACGAGTTTTTAGACATAGCATATACATTACTGCAAGACTTAGACACCGCTACTCGTCGTGGGACAAACGGTGGCGCGGGACAGTTACCAGCGGGAGTGCAAGGTATGGATACAAACAAACTGGCTGCAATGTCAATTACTATAGAAGTCGTTAAGGGTTAA